A section of the Pelagicoccus albus genome encodes:
- a CDS encoding ferritin: MKPEISKALNDQANHELLAAHAYEAMSLWCAWKDYPGFASFFSDQAGEEREHAGKFLTHLLERGEKPGLTGIETPKPDFTSLSEIAEYALKLEKTNSEKIEACYELALELKDYASQPMLLELITEQIEEEAWGNQMVTLTKRAECPGAAFSLDRHIKKILSPAE; this comes from the coding sequence ATGAAACCCGAAATATCCAAAGCCTTAAACGATCAGGCCAATCACGAACTCCTCGCTGCCCACGCGTACGAAGCCATGTCCCTATGGTGCGCCTGGAAGGACTATCCAGGATTCGCCAGCTTCTTCTCCGATCAGGCAGGAGAGGAACGCGAGCACGCTGGAAAATTCCTCACTCACCTTCTGGAGCGTGGAGAAAAGCCAGGCCTCACCGGCATCGAGACTCCTAAGCCAGATTTCACCAGCTTGTCAGAGATCGCTGAATACGCGTTGAAGCTCGAGAAGACCAATTCCGAGAAGATCGAAGCCTGCTACGAGTTGGCCTTGGAACTTAAAGACTACGCATCCCAGCCAATGCTGCTCGAACTCATTACCGAGCAGATCGAAGAAGAAGCTTGGGGCAACCAAATGGTAACGCTCACCAAACGGGCCGAATGCCCAGGAGCTGCCTTCAGCCTCGACCGTCACATCAAAAAAATCCTAAGCCCCGCCGAATAA